The Ornithinimicrobium faecis genome includes a window with the following:
- a CDS encoding CocE/NonD family hydrolase, which yields MTELVDLDLSGIEVRDLWIPMADGVRLRARAWLPSTADREPVPVLLEYLPYRLDDWTSVRDSERHPYYATHGYASVRVDIRGSGNSDGLFEDEYSEIELDDGVAVVEWLAAQPWSTGAVGMFGISWGGFNSLQIAERAPEALKAIVTVCSTDDRYDNDVHYMGGAVLAVDMAGWAGTMLAFASRPPRPEVVGADWVDRWRERLEHQRPLGPVWLAHQERDDYWRRGSVNENYPGIRAAVLAVGGWADPYRDAILRLLDNLDSPVKGIIGPWSHQYPDRGLAPGPGIDFLGETLRWWDRWLKGVDTGVQDDPDLRAWVNDPVAPAPFVEEQPGRWVGVPWPGQAPTHQTSLGAERVLVRSPWTTGQDAGRYFPFGNAADLPPDQRAEDGRSVCVDLPVGEVPLDLLGRAVVRLRLNSTHDKGHVIVRLCDVAPDGSSTLVTRGVLNLLKRDGMDTAVPLVPGEDFDVEVRLVAAGYRFPPGHRIRVALSNHYWPWVWPHAVEDTLEVDLAASSLTLPLLAPAAAPVEFAPAVHARPITITVPSGAEDPVPPRVVRHDVARGETTLEVDPGYGGTRRYPDGLEFLESTREVCSVREGDPISPRTESRWRLRLANDGWAASVETRSVITCDADTFIVENSVRATAERDGVEETVFDRTFSDRVPRTSA from the coding sequence GTGACAGAACTGGTGGACCTCGACCTCTCGGGGATCGAGGTGCGCGACCTCTGGATCCCGATGGCGGACGGGGTGCGGTTGCGTGCCCGTGCCTGGTTGCCCAGCACCGCCGACCGGGAGCCCGTCCCGGTGCTGCTGGAATACCTGCCCTACCGGCTGGACGACTGGACATCGGTGCGGGACTCCGAGCGGCACCCCTACTACGCGACGCACGGCTATGCGTCGGTGCGGGTCGACATCCGCGGCAGCGGCAACTCCGACGGCCTGTTCGAGGACGAATACTCCGAGATCGAGCTCGACGACGGCGTGGCTGTCGTCGAGTGGCTCGCCGCCCAGCCGTGGTCCACCGGGGCAGTGGGGATGTTCGGCATCTCGTGGGGCGGGTTCAACTCCCTGCAGATCGCCGAGCGCGCGCCGGAGGCGCTCAAGGCGATCGTCACGGTCTGCTCGACCGATGATCGTTACGACAACGACGTGCACTACATGGGCGGCGCCGTGCTGGCCGTCGACATGGCCGGGTGGGCCGGCACCATGCTGGCCTTCGCGTCCCGACCACCACGCCCCGAGGTGGTCGGTGCCGACTGGGTGGACCGCTGGCGCGAGCGCCTGGAGCACCAACGCCCACTGGGGCCGGTGTGGCTGGCCCACCAGGAGCGCGATGACTATTGGCGGCGCGGCAGCGTCAACGAGAACTATCCCGGCATCCGGGCGGCCGTCCTGGCAGTCGGCGGGTGGGCCGACCCCTATCGGGACGCCATCCTGCGGCTGCTGGACAACCTCGACTCGCCGGTCAAGGGGATCATCGGTCCGTGGTCCCACCAATATCCCGACCGCGGCCTGGCGCCCGGCCCGGGGATCGACTTCCTCGGCGAGACACTGCGCTGGTGGGACCGCTGGCTCAAGGGCGTCGACACGGGCGTGCAGGACGACCCGGACCTGCGCGCCTGGGTCAACGATCCCGTGGCCCCTGCCCCGTTTGTCGAGGAGCAGCCCGGGCGCTGGGTCGGGGTGCCCTGGCCCGGTCAGGCCCCCACACACCAGACGTCACTGGGCGCCGAGCGGGTGCTGGTGCGCTCGCCCTGGACGACGGGACAGGACGCCGGCCGCTACTTCCCGTTCGGCAACGCGGCAGACCTGCCCCCGGACCAGCGGGCCGAAGACGGCCGCTCGGTCTGTGTCGACCTCCCGGTCGGCGAGGTGCCGCTCGACCTGCTCGGTCGGGCGGTCGTCCGGCTGCGGCTGAACTCCACGCACGACAAGGGGCACGTGATCGTCCGGCTGTGCGACGTCGCGCCCGACGGTTCGTCGACCCTGGTGACCCGCGGGGTGCTCAACCTGCTCAAGCGGGACGGGATGGACACCGCCGTCCCCCTGGTGCCCGGCGAGGACTTCGACGTCGAGGTACGCCTGGTTGCCGCTGGTTACCGTTTCCCCCCAGGCCACCGGATCCGGGTCGCGCTCAGCAACCACTACTGGCCCTGGGTGTGGCCCCACGCGGTCGAGGACACCCTCGAGGTCGACCTGGCCGCGAGCTCGCTCACCCTGCCTCTGCTGGCTCCCGCCGCGGCCCCGGTCGAGTTCGCCCCCGCAGTTCATGCCCGGCCGATCACGATCACCGTCCCCAGTGGTGCGGAGGATCCGGTCCCACCGCGGGTCGTTCGCCACGACGTGGCACGCGGCGAGACGACTCTGGAGGTGGATCCCGGCTATGGCGGCACCCGCCGCTATCCCGACGGCCTGGAGTTCCTGGAGTCCACTCGCGAGGTGTGCAGCGTGCGCGAGGGTGACCCGATCTCACCGCGCACGGAGTCGCGCTGGCGACTGCGCCTGGCCAATGACGGCTGGGCTGCCAGCGTGGAGACCCGATCGGTCATCACCTGCGATGCCGACACCTTCATCGTGGAGAACTCCGTGCGGGCCACGGCCGAGCGCGACGGCGTGGAGGAGACCGTCTTCGACCGCACCTTCTCGGATCGGGTGCCTAGGACGTCCGCATGA
- a CDS encoding MFS transporter, translating into MTAPPQSASESETSLTRPERLDRLPFTRKHGRLLTGSGIGWALDAMDVGLISFVMAALAAQWQLTQTEQSWLGSIGFVGMALGASLGGLLADKIGRRSVFALTLLVYGLATGASALAGGLAVLLVLRFIVGLGLGAELPVASTLVSEFAPSRIRGRMVVILEAFWAVGWLLAALTAYFIIPLSDDGWRWAFALGLVPAAYAIVIRRGLPESVRFLEAKGRDAEAERVVREFEASAGVPSPPEPAGGGSSTEAAAVGSPQQTAVETSSATSSAPGLADLFGSAMRRRTAALWLTWFGVNFAYYGAFIWIPSLLHDGGFTLVKSFQFTLIITIAQLPGYALAAVLIEVWGRRATLATFLAGSAISAVLFGQAESDTMILVTGCALSMFNLGAWGALYAVTPEVYPTQIRATGAGWAAAFGRIASIIAPLSVPVLYSAGGLALVFAVLGAAFVLAMVAALFLPEMAGEELLE; encoded by the coding sequence ATGACCGCACCGCCGCAGTCGGCATCTGAATCTGAGACCTCACTGACCCGCCCGGAGCGCCTCGACCGGCTTCCCTTCACCCGCAAGCACGGACGGCTGCTGACCGGATCCGGCATCGGGTGGGCCCTGGACGCCATGGACGTGGGGCTGATCTCCTTCGTCATGGCCGCCCTGGCCGCACAGTGGCAGTTGACCCAGACCGAGCAGAGTTGGCTCGGGTCCATCGGTTTCGTCGGCATGGCCCTCGGGGCCTCGCTCGGTGGTCTGCTCGCCGACAAGATCGGCCGCCGCTCCGTCTTCGCGCTCACCCTGCTGGTCTATGGCCTGGCCACGGGAGCCTCGGCGCTCGCTGGCGGTCTGGCCGTCCTGCTGGTGCTGCGCTTCATCGTGGGCCTGGGGTTGGGCGCGGAGCTGCCGGTGGCCTCGACCCTGGTCAGTGAGTTCGCGCCCTCGAGGATCCGCGGTCGCATGGTGGTCATCCTCGAGGCGTTCTGGGCCGTCGGGTGGCTCCTGGCTGCGCTGACCGCCTACTTCATCATCCCGCTCTCGGATGACGGTTGGCGCTGGGCCTTCGCGCTCGGACTGGTCCCCGCGGCCTATGCCATCGTCATCCGCCGGGGACTGCCAGAGTCGGTGCGATTCCTGGAGGCCAAGGGACGCGATGCCGAGGCCGAGCGGGTCGTCCGAGAGTTCGAGGCGTCGGCGGGCGTCCCATCACCGCCCGAGCCAGCCGGCGGCGGGTCATCGACCGAAGCTGCTGCCGTCGGGTCACCCCAGCAGACGGCAGTTGAGACCTCGTCCGCGACATCGTCTGCTCCGGGTCTGGCCGACCTGTTTGGAAGCGCGATGCGTCGGCGCACTGCAGCGCTCTGGCTCACCTGGTTCGGCGTCAACTTCGCCTACTACGGGGCCTTCATCTGGATCCCGTCCCTGCTGCACGACGGCGGCTTCACCCTGGTGAAGTCCTTTCAGTTCACGCTCATCATCACCATCGCTCAGCTGCCGGGCTATGCCCTGGCTGCGGTGCTGATCGAGGTCTGGGGGAGGCGCGCCACGCTGGCGACCTTCCTGGCCGGGTCAGCGATCTCGGCCGTGCTCTTCGGCCAAGCCGAGTCCGACACCATGATCCTGGTCACCGGGTGCGCCCTGTCGATGTTCAACCTGGGCGCCTGGGGTGCGCTGTATGCCGTGACCCCCGAGGTCTATCCCACCCAGATCCGCGCGACGGGAGCGGGATGGGCGGCGGCCTTCGGCCGGATCGCCTCGATCATTGCTCCGCTGAGCGTGCCGGTGCTCTATAGCGCTGGAGGACTCGCCCTGGTGTTTGCTGTGCTGGGCGCTGCTTTCGTGCTGGCGATGGTCGCCGCGCTGTTCCTGCCGGAGATGGCAGGGGAGGAGCTGCTGGAGTAG
- a CDS encoding DUF7455 domain-containing protein: protein MNTTLAPDLTVADRCDRCGAQAYVRVTLGEGLELLFCAHHGRKYEEKLRDLDDVKIQDETHRLHESESTPEPMGAE, encoded by the coding sequence GTGAACACCACCCTTGCACCAGACCTGACAGTGGCTGACCGCTGCGATCGCTGTGGCGCGCAGGCCTATGTCCGAGTGACGCTTGGTGAGGGTCTCGAGCTCCTGTTCTGTGCCCACCACGGGCGCAAGTACGAAGAAAAGCTGCGTGACCTGGACGATGTGAAGATCCAGGACGAGACCCACCGACTGCACGAGAGCGAGTCGACTCCGGAGCCGATGGGCGCGGAGTGA
- a CDS encoding DUF456 domain-containing protein, giving the protein MSVVEWIVAAVMLVGLLGIVIPVLPGLLLIVVGVAVWATELQTSAGWWVLGLTIALYAACLVLEFLIPGKRMKAAGVKTSTLLIGVLVAIPCAIVIPVLGAFIGFPLGIFLVELSRRGGRDQAWAATKHALKAVGLNILIEFLTAVVIIGLWVAALIFWT; this is encoded by the coding sequence ATGTCAGTCGTGGAATGGATCGTCGCCGCCGTCATGCTCGTCGGCCTGCTCGGCATCGTCATCCCGGTCCTGCCCGGCCTGTTGCTGATCGTGGTCGGGGTGGCTGTCTGGGCCACCGAGCTGCAGACCTCGGCCGGTTGGTGGGTGCTCGGCCTGACCATCGCCCTGTATGCCGCGTGCCTGGTTTTGGAGTTCCTCATCCCGGGCAAGCGGATGAAGGCGGCAGGGGTGAAGACCTCCACGCTGCTCATCGGTGTGCTGGTGGCCATCCCCTGCGCGATCGTGATCCCCGTGCTGGGTGCCTTCATCGGTTTCCCGCTGGGCATCTTCCTGGTCGAGCTCTCCCGCCGCGGCGGGCGGGATCAGGCGTGGGCGGCGACCAAGCACGCGCTGAAGGCCGTCGGGCTCAACATCCTGATCGAGTTCCTGACCGCGGTGGTCATCATCGGCCTGTGGGTCGCGGCCCTGATCTTCTGGACCTGA
- a CDS encoding TetR/AcrR family transcriptional regulator: MTQRRLPPTQRREQIVGAARSLIVKQGLPAVSLRDIAAAAGVSMGTVTYHFSGIDEILGEVVVAESERFYADVVAVADAEPDARAALGVLIDPMFAKTPDVEAHWRIWSDYWAAVVRRPGMTQPYAERVRYWEACCTRVIERGVRDGTLRPVEPAAAALKLSAYADGLGAQLGQEAPGLTAALARAWMDEFTALLLFDDPA, encoded by the coding sequence ATGACACAGCGCCGGCTCCCACCAACTCAGCGCCGGGAGCAGATCGTCGGGGCCGCCCGATCACTCATCGTGAAGCAGGGGCTGCCGGCCGTCTCGCTGCGGGACATCGCCGCGGCGGCGGGGGTCTCGATGGGCACGGTGACCTATCACTTCTCCGGGATCGACGAGATCCTCGGTGAGGTGGTCGTCGCGGAGTCTGAGCGGTTCTATGCCGACGTGGTGGCGGTCGCGGACGCCGAGCCCGACGCGCGCGCGGCCCTCGGGGTCCTGATCGACCCGATGTTCGCCAAGACACCGGACGTCGAGGCGCACTGGCGGATCTGGTCGGACTACTGGGCTGCGGTGGTGCGTCGGCCCGGGATGACCCAGCCGTATGCCGAGCGCGTCCGGTATTGGGAGGCATGCTGCACCCGGGTCATCGAGCGCGGGGTGCGCGACGGCACGCTGCGCCCCGTCGAGCCAGCTGCAGCCGCCCTGAAGTTGTCCGCCTACGCCGACGGGCTGGGGGCCCAGCTCGGCCAGGAGGCCCCCGGCCTGACGGCAGCGCTCGCGCGGGCCTGGATGGACGAGTTCACGGCGCTCCTGCTGTTCGACGACCCGGCGTGA